In one Musa acuminata AAA Group cultivar baxijiao chromosome BXJ2-5, Cavendish_Baxijiao_AAA, whole genome shotgun sequence genomic region, the following are encoded:
- the LOC103984852 gene encoding uncharacterized protein LOC103984852 isoform X2, protein MDCDDDDFQSQNFQLIGEDNDVFPQSIQPYAPPKFDIDDHFQAHLRLDSLAETGLLLGIQSEENNWIEEFSPRNNVVEFDPSASQTCSISGHDSIWFNAPLSESAQMLVKSVGDDTTVSPQVMNTEADTHAVEDSAKCGPECITDIDSSFLTNKFQRSILVSNEHIIKAEQHVITPQTPSEEKSEVGFDEILLDKKIDSAGKVVATQCTTSEELTSSSGNVSKACLVAGEPLEVVQNEEPLDNASTRNSSLDDRGCAVNKEIEVSSKFLSCNTHHGPSGLSTNNADIVTGKLDDPLFAEKNVEECYEGDISERSESLQSETKQNETNYNLYGDCKVTDQHFQGHPLNYHVCDVKASSESVSPTDSLILPNEGSSKTVFFKNSDALLEDIAHQVKVSNKDLSTGDKSSTCTKEAHSSSVEGDGTENVGELCDVAEGRTDFSHCVHEYISKDDSRNPDSQSTEESKMISFEEGNLATSRTVIDDNCSELRNYSDMAVKVEFSSLMKTETRMTGVDGDNECRVDPSNLNDTDSIQTENSTEGECLKTISEEPTGKSDASENAIHKESCAALSDDAENELCCRNPNKLAPASDTSPSVAELNKDNVVHSAEKENTVLLIDTSGTAFKECSTIIKNAEFCSFDIQRNGTVMESDKNSIMDQAGVSDLTSGGMKLLSPVDSTILQQSHSEVEAMVEQMETTASSTVASCCNEKGVCLSSLSVIGCNTDTQISRQPIAVPGSDTNDPSVKNFSDGLGITNSDELCVASSAGMSSLVAQQSTEGKDANLTATNNCDKLRSTETEENNLLRFTLSESNPEARLVDHDGGNLSSSEPNCGSPTVISCNEHTLEETGLIESNRSSQDPGAPASTKDSSRSKCTVQDSQVSETLKDDGNFTFVVQPDANLSQKDSTKDLTPFSNMQSFKLPQMSEEISQGCPGQSIKESTSTISKMTLEDKRKQVSAFATRKIGISKGDAKEKSEEKQGKGRKKAPYDTSSVPDRSTRSKTHMEDIQHRLFVETNTTKSSCSPSVQASNLPDLNTSVPSALFLQPFTDLQQVQLRAQIFVYGSLIQGVLPDQACMVPAFGGTDGGRSLWEQVWHSAAQRLYNHKSPNSSGTHLHCHSEQGISCTPFQSKVLNSPASWRDSKVPNSSTQSSNVSLQSAFHSHAGGTHLDSSQSLSPLHPYQTSQIRQYLTNFTPWLSQSSHPASWFFSPQSLPIDSSSYNSPIPVAETVQVTTVRDSSIPHTSNMQLTSSGSLLPNQGANSVSAALIVPSETESREATPAITKNSSVSEKSRKRKKVSASEGPVPKISVSQPQGVSASSPFINLPNSAELSLYSNSSSTVTSAGHVSAASYPITMPYYQILGSSHTQQRGIVIKEACNQIEQSKLQAENASAYAASAVRHSQVIWEQMAIQRKSCLALEVEQKLASAAVAATAAASVAKAAAEVAKVASEAAVQAKLMADETLNSLNTGTTQISEICLDIRKNLLTSTPVLIPKSQDKIHGSCSIISTAREATRKRAEAASATIKRAENLEAILKCAEMAAEAVSQAGTVITMGDPFPSSICDLVEAGPEGHWKLCCATIKKRIETNDVQVGENLPLDVAGDLEIITVQSTDHHGRQKISVMEEMTPNNKKMILENNYEGCNIENGSQTIPTFRAASEPMQGSNIQKGSLVEVVADEDGLRGAWFSAQVLDVKDGKAYVCYKDLLSDEGHEKLKEWIPLESKSDQRPRIRVAHPVIVTKSEGTRKRQREVAGNCTWAVGDRVDALLRDGWWEGIVTEKSRDDESKLTVHFPAGGDSSIVRSWNLRPSLIWKDGQWIEWSQAKERGDTPYGKHAKLGHFNSTNKSETGEEGMTTLSSNIRTDDSRKLEELRPLNLSAKDLTFSVGSNVGEDNNTDVFKVRRAGLQKDGSKVVFGVPKPGKKRKFMEVSKHYNTDKIEKTIEVSDSIKFAKYLMPQASHSWRNTSKVDVKGRGITNLNRRGPKSLRSQNVQSRSAMDKSVTAVAILNGGESSLGTSFSNEEIKNSVETGSFSHALKKVELAVIEPPLQFVPGVLSLEKKSSAEAEMGEKEKENDLPSVDKLSRSDIKGSEIPGKGSADVVEPRRSNRRIQPTSRLLEGLQSSLIVSKSPLDRGGKSLHRGVSASRAGQNHG, encoded by the exons ATGGattgtgatgatgatgattttcAAAGTCAGAATTTTCAACTAATTGGAGAGGACAATGATGTTTTTCCTCAAAGCATACAGCCATATGCTCCGCCAAAATTTGATATAGATGATCATTTTCAGGCTCACCTAAGGCTTGATAGTTTAGCCGAAACAGGGCTTTTGCTTGGCATTCAAAGTGAAGAGAACAATTGGATTGAAGAGTTTTCACCAAGAAACAATGTTGTAGAATTTGACCCAAGTGCCTCTCAAACTTGCTCCATTTCTGGGCATGACAGTATCTGGTTCAATGCTCCATTATCTGAATCTGCACAGATGTTAGTGAAATCTGTTGGAGATGACACGACAGTAAGCCCACAAGTTATGAATACAGAGGCAGATACGCATGCAGTAGAAGATTCTGCCAAATGCGGGCCAGAGTGTATCACAGACATTGATTCAAGCTTTTTGACCAATAAATTCCAAAGGAGTATTTTGGTGTCAAATGAACACATAATTAAGGCTGAGCAACATGTAATTACTCCTCAAACCCCCAGTGAGGAAAAATCAGAAGTGGGCTTCGATGAGATTTTGTTAGATAAAAAAATTGACTCTGCTGGGAAGGTGGTTGCTACACAATGCACCACTAGTGaggaattaacttcatcatctggTAATGTATCTAAAGCATGTTTAGTTGCTGGTGAGCCTCTTGAGGTGGTTCAGAATGAGGAACCATTGGATAATGCATCCACCAGGAATAGTTCACTTGATGATCGTGGATGTGCTGTAAACAAGGAGATTGAAGTAAGTTCAAAATTTCTTTCTTGCAATACTCATCATGGTCCTTCTGGTTTGTCTACTAATAATGCTGATATTGTCACTGGGAAGCTGGATGATCCATTATTCGCTGAGAAAAACGTGGAAGAATGCTATGAAGGTGACATTAGTGAGAGATCAGAATCTTTGCAATCTGAAACGAAGCAGAATGaaacaaattataatttatatggtGATTGCAAAGTGACTGATCAACATTTTCAAGGCCATCCACTTAATTATCATGTTTGTGATGTGAAAGCTTCTTCTGAATCGGTTTCACCTACAGATTCTCTAATCCTTCCAAATGAAGGATCCAGTAAAACTGTGTTCTTTAAGAACTCTGATGCACTGCTCGAAGATATTGCTCACCAGGTAAAAGTTTCAAACAAAGACTTAAGTACAGGGGATAAAAGTTCAACCTGCACAAAGGAGGCACATTCCTCATCTGTGGAAGGAGATGGAACTGAAAATGTTGGTGAGCTATGTGATGTTGCAGAAGGGCGTACGGATTTTAGCCATTGTGtacatgaatatatatcaaaagatGATAGTCGCAACCCAGATTCTCAATCAACTGAAGAAAGTAAAATGATTAGTTTTGAAGAAGGAAATCTTGCTACATCCAGGACAGTTATTGATGACAACTGTAGTGAACTGAGAAATTATTCAGACATGGCAGTTAAGGTAGAGTTTTCAAGTCTGATGAAAACTGAAACAAGGATGACCGGAGTTGATGGTGATAATGAATGCAGAGTTGATCCTTCAAATTTGAATGACACCGACTCTATTCAAACAGAAAATAGCACTGAAGGTGAATGCTTAAAAACTATTTCTGAAGAACCCACTGGTAAGTCGGATGCTTCAGAAAATGCTATTCACAAAGAATCTTGTGCTGCTTTATCAGATGATGCAGAAAATGAGCTCTGTTGTCGGAATCCTAACAAGTTGGCTCCAGCATCTGACACAAGTCCTTCAGTTGCTGAACTGAACAAGGACAATGTAGTTCATTCAGCGGAAAAGGAGAACACAGTACTATTGATTGATACGAGTGGCACAGCTTTTAAGGAATGCTCTACTATAATTAAGAATGCAGAATTTTGCTCATTTGACATCCAAAGAAATGGTACAGTGATGGAATCAGACAAGAATTCCATCATGGACCAAGCAGGAG TTAGTGATCTTACCTCAGGAGGTATGAAGTTGCTGTCCCCTGTTGATTCAACAATTCTCCAGCAGTCACATTCTGAAGTTGAAGCGATGGTAGAACAGATGGAAACGACAGCGTCATCTACAGTTGCTTCATGTTGCAATGAGAAGGGTGTCTGCCTCTCTTCCTTGTCAGTTATAGGTTGTAACACAGATACCCAGATATCGAGACAACCAATAGCAGTGCCTGGTTCAGATACCAATGATCCCTCAGTAAAGAATTTTTCAGATGGCTTGG GAATTACCAACAGTGATGAGCTTTGCGTCGCTTCGTCAGCTGGGATGTCTTCTCTTGTTGCTCAGCAAAGCACAGAAGGGAAAGATGCTAACTTAACAGCAACAAACAATTGTGACAAACTGAGATCCACTGAAACTGAAG AAAACAACCTTCTTCGGTTCACTTTGTCTGAAAGTAATCCTGAGGCCCGCTTAGTGGATCATGATGGTGGCAATCTAAGTTCATCTGAACCAAATTGTGGTTCACCAACTGTCATTAGTTGCAATGAGCATACCCTAGAAGAAACAGGACTTATAGAAAGCAATAGATCATCACAAGATCCTGGAGCTCCTGCTTCAACAAAAGATTCTAGTAGGTCTAAATGCACCGTTCAAGATTCTCAAGTGAGTGAGACATTGAAAGATGATGGGAACTTTACATTTGTAGTTCAGCCAGATGCAAATCTTTCCCAAAAGGACAGCACCAAGGATCTGACACCCTTCTCGAATATGCAGTCCTTCAAACTGCCTCAG ATGTCTGAGGAGATTTCTCAGGGATGTCCTGGTCAATCTATAAAAGAGAGTACTAGCACTATTAGCAAGATGACTTTAGAAGACAAAAGAAAGCAAGTTTCTGCTTTTGCAACTAGAAAGATAGGCATTTCAAAAGGTGATGCTAAAGAAAAGTCAGAAGAAAAACAAGGTAAAGGAAGGAAAAAGGCCCCATACGATACCTCATCTGTCCCTGATAGATCCACAAGAAGCAAAACCCATATGGAGGATATACAGCATCGTCTCTTTGTTGAGACCAATACTACAAAATCGTCCTGTTCTCCAAGTGTTCAAGCATCCAATCTACCAGATTTAAACACATCAGTACCCTCTGCTCTGTTTCTCCAGCCTTTCACAGATTTGCAACAAGTACAGTTGCGTGCTCAGATTTTTGTGTATGGATCACTCAT CCAAGGTGTCCTTCCCGATCAGGCTTGTATGGTACCAGCCTTTGGGGGAACTG ATGGAGGAAGGAGCTTATGGGAGCAAGTGTGGCATTCTGCTGCACAAAGGCTTTATAACCATAAATCTCCCAATAGTTCTGGCACACATTTGCATTGTCATTCAG AACAAGGGATCAGCTGCACCCCATTTCAGAGCAAGGTTCTGAATTCCCCTGCTAGCTGGAGGGACAGCAAGGTCCCAAATTCATCAACACAAAGTTCCAATGTGTCTTTGCAGTCAGCTTTCCACTCTCATGCAGGAGGCACCCACTTGGACTCCAGTCAATCTCTATCACCATTGCATCCCTATCAAACTTCTCAGATCAGGCAATATTTGACCAACTTCACTCCTTGGTTATCTCAGAGCTCTCACCCGGCTTCATGGTTTTTTTCACCACAAAGTTTACCTATTGATTCTAGTTCATATAACTCTCCAATACCTGTTGCTGAAACAGTTCAAGTAACAACTGTTAGAGACTCTTCTATACCTCATACCTCAAACATGCAACTCACTTCCTCTGGTTCCTTACTGCCTAATCAGGGTGCCAACAGTGTTTCGGCAGCATTAATTGTGCCAAGTGAGACAGAAAGTAGAGAAGCAACTCCTgcaattactaagaattcatccgTTAGTGAAAAGtccaggaagaggaagaaggtttCTGCATCGGAGGGGCCTGTGCCAAAAATTTCTGTTTCTCAACCCCAAGGAGTATCtgcttcttctccttttattaaTCTGCCTAATTCTGCAGAACTTTCTTTATATTCTAATTCTTCAAGTACTGTTACATCTGCTGGTCATGTTTCAGCTGCCTCTTACCCCATTACTATGCCTTACTACCAAATATTAGGCAGTAGTCATACTCAACAGAGGGGCATCGTCATCAAAGAGGCTTGCAATCAAATTGAGCAGTCGAAGCTGCAAGCTGAAAATGCTTCTGCTTATGCTGCTTCTGCTGTCAGGCACAGCCAAGTTATTTGGGAACAGATGGCTATTCAAAGAAAATCATGCCTTGCATTAGAAGTCGAACAGAAACTTGCATCTGCAGCTGTTGCAGCGACGGCAGCTGCTTCTGTTGCAAAGGCAGCTGCTGAAGTTGCTAAGGTTGCATCTGAGGCTGCAGTACAGGCTAAATTGATGGCAGATGAGACTTTAAATTCTCTTAATACAGGAACCACTCAAATTTCTGAAATCTGCCTTGACATCAGGAAGAATCTGTTGACATCAACTCCTGTTCTAATCCCTAAGAGCCAGGATAAGATCCATGGTTCTTGTTCAATCATTTCTACTGCACGAGAGGCCACCAGAAAGAGGGCTGAAGCAGCTTCTGCTACTATAAAGCGAGCAGAGAACTTGGAAGCCATACTGAAATGTGCAGAAATGGCTGCAGAAGCTGTATCACAAGCTGGAACAGTCATTACAATGGGGGATCCCTTTCCATCCTCAATATGTGATTTAGTAGAAGCAGGTCCTGAAGGTCATTGGaaactttgttgtgcaactataaaAAAGAGAATTGAAACAAATGATGTACAGGTTGGAGAAAATCTCCCTTTAGATGTGGCTGGTGATCTTGAGATAATTACAGTACAATCAACTGACCATCACGGGAGGCAGAAAATTTCTGTTATGGAGGAAATGACTCCCAATAATAAGAAAATGATTTTAGAGAATAATTATGAAG GATGTAATATAGAAAATGGATCACAAACTATTCCGACTTTTAGAGCTGCAAGCGAACCTATGCAAGGAAGTAACATTCAGAAAGGTTCACTTGTTGAG GTTGTAGCTGATGAAGATGGTCTTAGAGGAGCTTGGTTTTCTGCGCAGGTTCTTGATGTCAAAGATGGTAAAGCATATGTGTGCTACAAAGATCTTCTTTCTGATGAAG GCCATGAGAAGCTTAAGGAGTGGATACCACTTGAATCCAAAAGTGATCAACGACCTAGAATACGTGTAGCACATCCTGTAATTGTGACTAAATCTGAAGGAACAAGGAAGCGACAGAGAGAGGTTGCAGGCAATTGCACTTGGGCAGTTGGAGACAGGGTAGATGCATTGTTACGTGATGG TTGGTGGGAAGGGATTGTCACTGAGAAGAGTCGAGATGATGAAAGCAAGTTAACTGTCCATTTTCCAG CTGGTGGTGATTCGTCAATTGTTAGATCTTGGAATCTACGACCATCACTTATCTGGAAGGATGGCCAATGGATAGAATGGTCCCAAGCTAAAGAAAGA GGTGATACACCATATGGGAAACATGCAAAACTAGGCCATTTCAATTCCACAAACAAGTCAGAAACAGGTGAGGAAGGAATGACAACTTTGTCAAGTAACATTCGCACAGATGATTCGAGGAAGCTGGAAGAGTTAAGGCCACTTAATTTGTCAGCAAAAGATTTAACATTTTCTGTTGGAAGCAATGTGGGTGAGGATAATAACACTGATGTGTTTAAGGTAAGACGAGCTGGCCTTCAGAAAGATGGTTCTAAGGTGGTATTTGGTGTTCCTAAGCCtgggaagaaaagaaaatttatggAAGTAAGCAAACACTACAACACAGATAAGATTGAAAAGACAATTGAAGTGAGTGATTCTATAAAATTTGCAAAATATTTGATGCCACAAGCATCCCACTCTTGGAGAAATACCTCAAAAGTTGACGTTAAAGGAAGAGGGATCACTAACTTGAACAGAAGGGGCCCAAAGTCCTTGAGGTCTCAGAATGTTCAGTCTAGGAGTGCCATGGATAAGTCTGTCACCGCTGTAGCAATCTTAAATGGGGGCGAAAGCAGTCTTGGAACTTCTTTTAGCAACGAAGAGATAAAGAACTCAGTGGAAACTGGTTCTTTTTCACATGCTCTTAAAAAGGTAGAATTGGCAGTGATAGAGCCTCCTTTGCAATTTGTACCTGGTGTCCTGTCACTCGAGAAGAAATCTTCAGCTGAGGCTGAGATgggggagaaagaaaaggaaaatgatTTACCTTCTGTTGATAAGTTGTCCAGATCTGATATTAAGGGTTCTGAAATTCCTGGAAAAGGATCTGCTGATGTTGTTGAACCCCGGAGATCCAATCGTAGAATTCAGCCAACTTCAAGA TTACTGGAAGGATTGCAAAGCTCTCTGATTGTATCAAAGAGTCCACTTGATAGAGGTGGCAAGTCTTTACATAGAGGTGTATCAGCTTCAAGAG CAGGGCAGAATCATGGATGA